One part of the Nocardioides zeae genome encodes these proteins:
- the pruA gene encoding L-glutamate gamma-semialdehyde dehydrogenase produces the protein MDAITTPPTPVNEPNLHYAPGSPERLALLEEIERQESERRDLRAYVGGWRTGGGAEVDVVQPHDHAHVLGTFRSATRADAEAAVAAAREAAPGWRALSFDDRAAVILRAAELLAGPWRQRLNAATVLGQSKTAFQAEIDAACELIDFWRFNVHYGRQILTEQPIANAPGIWNRTDHRPLEGFVYAITPFNFTAIAGNLPTAPALMGNTVVWKPSPTQQLAASLTMELLEEAGLPPGVISMLPGDGIEVSDVVLPHRDLAGIHFTGSTPTFQHLWRTVGDNIAGYRSYPRLVGETGGKDFVLALPSADPDAVRTALVRGAFEYAGQKCSAASRAYVARSVWERLREQLVADVDGLAVGDPTNLSNFLGAVIDDRSFAKQKAAIDRAHATPGLDVVAGGTYDDSTGWFVRPTLVVADDPTDEMFRTEYFGPVLVLHVFEDGDAERVTEQLEGFAPYALTGAVFARDPREVARASATLRFAAGNFYVNDKPTGAVVGQQPFGGGRASGTNDKAGAASNLLRWTSPRSIKETFVPPTDHRYPHQG, from the coding sequence ATGGACGCGATCACCACGCCGCCCACGCCCGTCAACGAGCCGAACCTCCACTACGCCCCCGGGTCCCCCGAGCGCCTCGCGCTGCTCGAGGAGATCGAGCGGCAGGAGTCCGAGCGCCGCGACCTGCGCGCGTACGTCGGGGGGTGGCGCACCGGCGGGGGCGCCGAGGTCGACGTGGTGCAGCCCCACGACCACGCCCACGTGCTCGGCACCTTCCGCTCCGCCACGCGCGCCGACGCGGAGGCCGCGGTCGCGGCGGCCCGCGAGGCCGCGCCCGGCTGGCGCGCGCTGTCGTTCGACGACCGGGCCGCGGTGATCCTGCGCGCCGCGGAGCTCCTCGCCGGCCCCTGGCGCCAGCGCCTCAACGCGGCGACGGTGCTCGGCCAGTCGAAGACGGCGTTCCAGGCCGAGATCGACGCCGCCTGCGAGCTCATCGACTTCTGGCGCTTCAACGTGCACTACGGACGGCAGATCCTCACCGAGCAGCCGATCGCGAACGCGCCGGGGATCTGGAACCGCACCGACCACCGTCCGCTCGAGGGGTTCGTCTACGCGATCACGCCGTTCAACTTCACGGCCATCGCGGGCAACCTGCCGACCGCGCCCGCCCTCATGGGCAACACGGTGGTCTGGAAGCCGTCGCCGACGCAGCAGCTCGCCGCGTCGCTCACCATGGAGCTGCTCGAGGAGGCCGGGCTGCCGCCGGGCGTCATCTCGATGCTGCCGGGCGACGGGATCGAGGTCTCCGACGTCGTGCTGCCGCACCGCGACCTCGCGGGCATCCACTTCACGGGCTCGACCCCGACGTTCCAGCACCTGTGGCGCACCGTGGGCGACAACATCGCGGGCTACCGGTCCTACCCCCGTCTCGTCGGCGAGACCGGCGGCAAGGACTTCGTGCTCGCGCTCCCGTCGGCCGACCCCGACGCGGTGCGCACCGCGCTCGTGCGCGGCGCGTTCGAGTACGCCGGCCAGAAGTGCTCCGCCGCCTCGCGGGCGTACGTCGCTCGCTCGGTCTGGGAGCGCCTCCGCGAGCAGCTCGTCGCGGACGTGGACGGCCTCGCTGTGGGCGACCCGACGAACCTCTCGAACTTCCTCGGCGCCGTCATCGACGACCGGTCGTTCGCCAAGCAGAAGGCCGCGATCGACCGGGCGCACGCGACTCCGGGTCTCGACGTCGTCGCCGGCGGCACGTACGACGACAGCACCGGGTGGTTCGTCCGCCCGACCCTCGTCGTGGCGGACGACCCGACCGACGAGATGTTCCGCACCGAGTACTTCGGGCCCGTGCTCGTGCTGCACGTCTTCGAGGACGGCGACGCCGAACGGGTGACGGAGCAGCTCGAGGGATTCGCGCCGTACGCGCTCACGGGTGCGGTCTTCGCGCGCGACCCCCGCGAGGTGGCGCGGGCCAGCGCGACGCTGCGGTTCGCGGCCGGCAACTTCTACGTCAACGACAAGCCCACCGGAGCGGTCGTCGGGCAGCAGCCCTTCGGCGGCGGGCGGGCGTCGGGCACCAACGACAAGGCGGGGGCTGCGTCCAACCTGCTGCGCTGGACGAGCCCCCGCTCGATCAAGGAGACGTTCGTGCCGCCGACGGACCACCGCTACCCCCACCAGGGGTGA
- a CDS encoding wax ester/triacylglycerol synthase family O-acyltransferase — protein sequence MTILATDSTTTPLHNTTLEIFDPGDSGFDHPRLVELIADRIAFVPRYRQRILTVPGSVANPVWVDDQRFDLGYHVRRSAIPRPGGMAELLELVARIVSRPLDRSRPLWEVYFVEGLADGRVAVLSKSHQMLVDGVETVDIGQVLLDAQPQPKVMEADEWHARRRPTNPALVVDALKESLTSSATVLATARTAGDAVARGTLGLRRRLTGVAGPLARLGGPLVAPPPVAESPITPATLSQQRRVVGVRTSLAAHRRVREVHGGTVNDVVLATVAGALRTWLMARDQRFGPSRRVRALVPMSVIDDELEATSLGTQIQGHLVDLPIGEPSPVVRLHQVSYSFKAHSETGRAVAANRLAGIAGFAPTTFHALGSRVALSELRSKRFQLTVTNVPGPQFPLYAAGARMLETYPVPPLLPRHALAIGVTSYDGHVHYGVTGDRDAITDLELFGQCLTDALDELVDTTNESRRRAPRGRTAARGRAGEAGTGTDRGTGAGR from the coding sequence ATGACCATCCTGGCCACGGACTCCACCACGACCCCGCTCCACAACACGACGCTGGAGATCTTCGACCCGGGCGACTCGGGCTTCGACCACCCGCGCCTCGTCGAGCTGATCGCCGACCGGATCGCCTTCGTGCCGCGCTACCGGCAGCGCATCCTCACCGTGCCCGGCTCCGTGGCCAACCCGGTCTGGGTGGACGACCAGCGCTTCGACCTCGGCTACCACGTGCGTCGCTCCGCCATCCCGCGTCCGGGTGGCATGGCCGAGCTGCTCGAGCTCGTCGCCCGGATCGTCTCGCGCCCGCTCGACCGGTCGCGACCGCTGTGGGAGGTCTACTTCGTCGAGGGTCTCGCCGACGGTCGCGTCGCGGTGCTGTCGAAGTCCCACCAGATGCTGGTCGACGGCGTGGAGACCGTCGACATCGGCCAGGTGCTGCTCGACGCGCAGCCGCAGCCGAAGGTGATGGAGGCCGACGAGTGGCACGCGCGGCGGCGCCCCACCAACCCCGCCCTGGTCGTCGACGCGCTCAAGGAATCGCTGACCTCGAGCGCCACGGTGCTCGCGACCGCCCGCACGGCGGGGGACGCGGTGGCGCGGGGCACGCTCGGCCTGCGGCGCCGGCTCACGGGGGTCGCCGGCCCGCTCGCGCGCCTCGGCGGTCCCCTCGTCGCCCCGCCGCCGGTCGCGGAGTCGCCCATCACGCCCGCCACGCTCAGCCAGCAGCGCCGGGTCGTCGGCGTCCGCACGAGCCTCGCCGCCCACCGCCGCGTGCGCGAGGTGCACGGCGGCACGGTCAACGACGTCGTGCTGGCCACGGTCGCGGGAGCGCTCCGCACGTGGCTGATGGCCCGGGACCAGCGCTTCGGCCCCTCGCGGCGGGTGCGCGCGCTCGTGCCCATGTCGGTGATCGACGACGAGCTCGAGGCCACCTCGCTCGGCACCCAGATCCAGGGCCACCTCGTGGACCTCCCGATCGGCGAGCCGAGCCCGGTCGTCCGGCTCCACCAGGTGTCGTACTCCTTCAAGGCCCACAGCGAGACCGGGCGCGCGGTCGCGGCGAACCGGCTGGCCGGCATCGCCGGGTTCGCGCCCACGACGTTCCACGCCCTGGGGTCGCGGGTGGCCCTCTCCGAGCTGCGCAGCAAGCGGTTCCAGCTGACGGTGACCAACGTGCCGGGCCCGCAGTTCCCGCTCTACGCGGCGGGCGCGCGGATGCTGGAGACCTACCCGGTGCCGCCGCTGCTGCCGCGGCACGCCCTCGCGATCGGGGTGACGTCGTACGACGGCCACGTGCACTACGGCGTGACCGGCGACCGCGACGCCATCACCGACCTCGAGCTCTTCGGGCAGTGCCTCACCGACGCGCTCGACGAGCTCGTCGACACCACCAACGAGTCCCGCCGCCGCGCGCCCCGCGGTCGCACCGCCGCCCGCGGTCGCGCCGGCGAGGCGGGGACGGGCACCGATCGAGGGACGGGGGCCGGTCGATGA
- a CDS encoding DUF2505 domain-containing protein: MAKRISHDLTYDAPIEDVRAMLLDEEFRRTVATEQRALRSTVDIQGTKVHLETVQPAAGIPSFAKKFVGDEIVIDQRETWTGDQADVHVTIPGKPGDMKGTATLKSVDGGTVETVDLEIKVSIPLVGGKIEGLIGDMLVKALKAENRAGRAWLARAEG; encoded by the coding sequence ATGGCGAAGCGCATCTCCCACGACCTCACCTACGACGCCCCCATCGAGGACGTCCGCGCGATGCTCCTCGACGAGGAGTTCCGACGCACCGTCGCGACCGAGCAGCGGGCCCTCCGCTCCACCGTCGACATCCAGGGCACGAAGGTGCACCTCGAGACGGTGCAGCCCGCAGCCGGCATCCCCTCGTTCGCGAAGAAGTTCGTCGGCGACGAGATCGTCATCGACCAGCGCGAGACCTGGACCGGCGACCAGGCCGACGTGCACGTGACCATCCCCGGCAAGCCCGGCGACATGAAGGGCACGGCCACGCTGAAGAGCGTGGACGGCGGCACGGTCGAGACGGTCGACCTCGAGATCAAGGTCTCCATCCCGCTGGTGGGCGGCAAGATCGAGGGCCTCATCGGCGACATGCTCGTCAAGGCCCTCAAGGCCGAGAACCGCGCCGGCCGCGCGTGGCTGGCCCGCGCCGAGGGCTGA
- a CDS encoding DUF6912 family protein, translating to MTVRVFVPVTSGRLAHVVAEGRIDGPFRAHAVTAALQEAWPEAEDEEWEYAAQAAAGVASLAARGEGDVPRRLVLAADVPAVRPVGDEADPTLVEVEADLPWKRIASAHVDVEDLSPAVVAAYLSDEELPDVVDGIEVDHDLAWFATQEIRTLL from the coding sequence ATGACCGTGCGCGTGTTCGTGCCGGTGACGTCGGGCCGGCTGGCCCACGTCGTCGCCGAGGGACGTATCGACGGGCCGTTCCGCGCCCACGCGGTCACCGCCGCGCTGCAGGAGGCGTGGCCGGAGGCCGAGGACGAGGAGTGGGAGTACGCCGCGCAGGCGGCCGCCGGCGTCGCCTCGCTCGCCGCGCGCGGCGAGGGCGACGTGCCGCGCCGCCTGGTGCTCGCCGCCGACGTCCCCGCGGTGCGGCCGGTGGGCGACGAGGCCGACCCGACGCTCGTCGAGGTGGAGGCCGACCTCCCGTGGAAGCGCATCGCGTCGGCCCACGTCGACGTCGAGGACCTGAGCCCGGCGGTCGTCGCGGCGTACCTGTCCGACGAGGAGCTGCCCGACGTCGTCGACGGCATCGAGGTGGACCACGACCTGGCGTGGTTCGCGACCCAGGAGATCCGCACGCTGCTCTGA